The proteins below are encoded in one region of Pseudomonas sp. SCB32:
- the fliA gene encoding RNA polymerase sigma factor FliA has product MMMASGARMYSKAQAQNSQDQLIQRYAPLVKRIAYHLLGRLPASVQVEDLMQAGMIGLLEAAKKYDAGKGASFETYAGIRIRGAMLDEVRKGDWAPRSVHRNSRMVSDAIRAVEARTGRDAKDQEVAAELNMSLEEYYGILSDTQGSRLYSFDDLLQDGEQGSGLAEDASHQGNEPSHGLEDERFQAALAEAITKLPERERLVLALYYDEELNLKEIGEVLGVSESRVSQLHSQCAARLRARLAEWRAH; this is encoded by the coding sequence ATGATGATGGCCTCCGGAGCGCGTATGTACAGCAAGGCACAGGCGCAGAACTCCCAGGACCAACTGATCCAGCGGTACGCGCCGCTGGTCAAGCGCATTGCCTACCACCTGCTGGGCCGCCTGCCGGCCAGCGTGCAGGTGGAGGACCTGATGCAGGCCGGCATGATCGGCCTGCTGGAAGCGGCGAAGAAATACGACGCCGGCAAGGGCGCGAGCTTCGAGACCTACGCCGGCATTCGCATCCGTGGCGCCATGCTCGACGAGGTGCGCAAGGGCGACTGGGCCCCGCGTTCGGTGCACCGTAACTCGCGCATGGTCAGCGACGCGATTCGCGCCGTCGAGGCCAGAACCGGTCGTGACGCTAAAGATCAGGAGGTTGCTGCCGAACTCAATATGAGTCTCGAAGAATATTACGGCATCCTCAGCGACACCCAGGGCAGCCGCCTGTACAGCTTCGACGACCTGCTGCAGGACGGCGAGCAGGGCAGTGGCCTGGCCGAAGACGCTTCGCACCAGGGAAACGAGCCCTCCCACGGCCTGGAAGACGAACGCTTCCAGGCGGCGCTCGCCGAAGCCATCACCAAGCTGCCCGAGCGCGAGCGGCTGGTGCTGGCCCTGTACTACGACGAGGAACTCAACCTCAAGGAGATCGGCGAAGTGCTGGGGGTCAGCGAATCCCGGGTCAGTCAGCTGCACAGCCAATGCGCCGCGCGCCTGCGGGCACGTCTGGCGGAGTGGCGCGCGCACTGA
- a CDS encoding chemotaxis response regulator CheY, whose protein sequence is MKILIVDDFSTMRRIIKNLLRDLGFTNTAEADDGTTALPMLHSGNFDFLVTDWNMPGMTGIDLLRAVRADERLKHLPVLMVTAEAKRDQIIEAAQAGVNGYVVKPFTAQVLKEKIEKIFERVGS, encoded by the coding sequence ATGAAAATTCTCATCGTGGACGACTTTTCCACGATGAGGCGCATCATCAAGAACCTCCTGCGTGACCTGGGGTTCACCAACACCGCAGAGGCCGACGACGGCACCACTGCGCTGCCGATGCTGCACAGCGGCAACTTCGACTTCCTCGTCACCGACTGGAACATGCCCGGCATGACCGGCATCGACCTGCTGCGCGCGGTCCGCGCCGACGAGCGCCTGAAGCACCTGCCGGTACTGATGGTCACCGCCGAGGCCAAGCGCGACCAGATCATTGAAGCCGCCCAGGCCGGGGTCAACGGCTATGTGGTCAAGCCTTTCACCGCTCAGGTGCTGAAAGAAAAGATCGAGAAGATTTTCGAGCGGGTCGGCAGCTGA
- a CDS encoding protein phosphatase CheZ: MDLVNESAGDFESTLKKHARELVDCLERGDVQTAVQLISELNQARDRGLYQEVGKLTRELHNAIVNFQIDPNSRHAEEMSQIADATDRLSYVVKMTEKAANRTMDLVEECTPVVMHIETQAKELQEDWGRFMRRELGPDAFRELAKRVEQFLYISAQDSRKLSAHLNDILLAQDFQDLTGQVIKRVTKLVTEVESNLVKLVWMAGQVDRYAGIEHDYDGMRDAVEKERSSKGEGPQIAADTRKDVVSGQDDVDDLLSSLGF, from the coding sequence ATGGATCTCGTCAACGAATCCGCGGGTGACTTCGAGTCGACCCTGAAAAAACACGCGCGCGAATTGGTCGACTGCCTCGAACGCGGCGACGTCCAGACCGCCGTGCAGCTGATCTCCGAGCTCAACCAGGCGCGCGATCGCGGGCTCTACCAGGAAGTGGGCAAGCTCACCCGTGAGCTGCACAACGCCATCGTCAACTTCCAGATCGATCCCAATTCCCGCCACGCCGAGGAAATGTCGCAGATCGCCGACGCCACCGATCGTCTCTCCTACGTGGTGAAGATGACCGAGAAGGCGGCGAACCGCACCATGGACCTGGTGGAAGAGTGCACTCCGGTGGTCATGCACATCGAGACCCAGGCCAAGGAACTGCAGGAAGACTGGGGACGCTTCATGCGCCGCGAGCTGGGCCCCGACGCCTTCCGTGAGCTGGCCAAGCGCGTCGAGCAGTTCCTCTACATCAGCGCCCAGGACAGCCGGAAGCTTTCCGCGCACCTCAACGACATCCTCCTGGCGCAGGACTTCCAGGACCTCACCGGACAGGTGATCAAGCGCGTCACCAAACTGGTCACCGAGGTCGAGTCGAACCTGGTCAAGCTGGTCTGGATGGCCGGCCAGGTGGACCGTTACGCGGGCATCGAGCACGACTACGACGGCATGCGCGACGCCGTCGAAAAAGAAAGATCGTCCAAGGGTGAAGGTCCGCAGATTGCTGCCGATACAAGAAAAGACGTCGTATCCGGTCAGGACGATGTCGACGACCTGTTGTCCAGCCTTGGTTTTTAA
- a CDS encoding chemotaxis protein CheA, whose amino-acid sequence MSFDADDEILQDFLVEAGEILEQLSEQLVELESRPDDMDLLNAIFRGFHTVKGGAGFLQLNALVECCHIAENVFDILRKGERRVDAELMDVVLQALDTVNVMFQQVRDAEEPTPATPELLAALSRLAEPGGNEPVEAPVIAEPEPAAEAPATYGDITDAEFEQLMDALEPAADAPAAAVGNGGDDITDDEFEALLDQLHGKGQFGGTQSPASVAPVVSEAAPAASGGDDITDDEFEALLDQLHGKGQFTGAKDEPSAAPTESAAAAEKAEPSEKAAEATAGDDNITDDEFEKLLDELHGKGQFTGAKEEPLAAAKPAAKPAAAPQPAKPAAVPAPAKAAAKPAEAPRAAAAEKPASEAETTVRVDTARLDEIMNMVGELVLVRNRLVRLGANSGDEAMAKAVSNLDVVTADLQSAVMKTRMQPIKKVFGRFPRQVRDLARNLKKEINLELIGEETDLDKNLVEALADPLVHLVRNAVDHGIEGPDEREAAGKARSGRVVLSAEQEGDHILLSISDDGKGMDPDVLRAKAVEKGLLDKDAADRLSESECYNLIFAPGFSTKTEISDVSGRGVGMDVVKTKISQLNGIINIYSTKGQGSKIVIKVPLTLAIMPTLMVMLGNQAFAFPLVNVNEIFHLDLSNTNVVDGQEVVIVRDKALPLFYLKRWLVPGAEYEEQGEGHVVILSVGTQRIGFVVDQLVGQEEVVIKPLGKMLQGTPGMAGATITGDGRIALILDVPSMLKRYARRI is encoded by the coding sequence ATGAGCTTCGACGCCGATGACGAGATCCTCCAGGACTTCCTGGTGGAGGCCGGCGAGATCCTCGAGCAGCTGTCCGAACAACTGGTCGAGCTGGAAAGCCGACCCGATGACATGGACCTGCTCAATGCGATTTTCCGTGGGTTCCACACCGTCAAGGGCGGAGCGGGCTTCCTCCAGCTGAACGCGCTGGTGGAGTGCTGCCACATCGCCGAGAACGTGTTCGACATCCTGCGCAAGGGCGAACGCCGCGTGGACGCCGAGCTCATGGACGTGGTCCTGCAGGCGCTGGATACCGTCAATGTGATGTTCCAGCAGGTGCGCGATGCGGAGGAGCCGACCCCGGCGACTCCCGAACTGCTGGCCGCGCTGTCGCGCCTCGCCGAGCCGGGCGGCAACGAACCGGTCGAAGCGCCGGTGATTGCCGAGCCCGAGCCCGCAGCGGAGGCTCCCGCGACCTACGGTGACATCACCGACGCTGAATTCGAGCAACTGATGGATGCCCTGGAGCCCGCCGCCGACGCTCCGGCTGCAGCGGTCGGCAACGGTGGCGACGACATCACCGATGACGAGTTCGAGGCGCTGCTCGACCAGTTGCACGGCAAGGGCCAGTTCGGTGGCACCCAGTCGCCGGCCAGCGTAGCTCCCGTCGTGAGCGAAGCGGCCCCGGCCGCCAGCGGTGGCGACGACATCACCGACGACGAGTTCGAAGCGCTGCTCGACCAGCTGCATGGCAAGGGCCAGTTCACCGGCGCCAAGGACGAGCCGTCTGCTGCTCCCACCGAGAGTGCTGCTGCGGCCGAGAAAGCCGAGCCCAGCGAGAAAGCCGCCGAGGCGACCGCTGGCGACGACAACATCACCGACGACGAATTCGAGAAGCTGCTCGACGAGCTGCACGGCAAGGGACAGTTCACCGGCGCGAAGGAAGAACCGCTCGCCGCCGCCAAGCCCGCCGCCAAACCGGCCGCCGCGCCGCAACCGGCCAAGCCCGCTGCCGTCCCGGCGCCAGCAAAGGCAGCCGCCAAGCCCGCAGAGGCGCCGCGTGCCGCTGCCGCCGAGAAGCCGGCGAGCGAGGCGGAAACCACGGTGCGCGTGGACACCGCGCGCCTCGACGAAATCATGAACATGGTCGGCGAACTGGTGCTGGTGCGTAACCGCCTGGTGCGCCTGGGCGCCAACAGCGGCGACGAGGCCATGGCCAAGGCCGTGTCGAACCTCGACGTGGTCACCGCGGACCTGCAGTCGGCGGTCATGAAAACCCGCATGCAGCCGATCAAGAAAGTCTTCGGCCGCTTCCCGCGTCAGGTGCGCGATCTCGCGCGCAATCTGAAGAAAGAGATCAACCTTGAGCTGATCGGCGAAGAGACCGACCTCGACAAGAACCTGGTCGAGGCCCTGGCCGACCCGCTGGTGCACCTGGTGCGCAACGCGGTGGACCACGGCATCGAAGGCCCGGACGAGCGCGAGGCCGCCGGCAAGGCGCGTTCCGGCCGGGTGGTGCTGTCCGCCGAACAGGAAGGCGACCACATCCTGCTGTCGATCTCCGATGACGGCAAGGGCATGGACCCGGACGTGCTGCGCGCCAAGGCCGTGGAGAAGGGCCTGCTGGACAAGGACGCCGCCGATCGCCTGTCCGAGTCCGAGTGCTACAACCTGATCTTCGCCCCGGGCTTCTCGACCAAGACCGAGATTTCCGACGTCTCCGGCCGCGGTGTCGGCATGGACGTGGTGAAGACCAAGATTTCGCAGCTCAACGGCATCATCAACATCTACTCCACCAAGGGCCAGGGCTCGAAGATCGTCATCAAGGTCCCGCTGACCCTGGCGATCATGCCGACCCTGATGGTGATGCTGGGCAACCAGGCCTTCGCCTTCCCGCTGGTGAACGTCAACGAGATCTTCCACCTCGACCTGTCGAACACCAATGTGGTCGACGGCCAGGAAGTGGTGATCGTCCGCGACAAGGCGCTGCCGCTGTTCTACCTCAAGCGCTGGCTGGTGCCGGGCGCCGAGTATGAAGAGCAGGGCGAGGGCCACGTGGTGATCCTCTCCGTGGGCACCCAGCGCATCGGCTTCGTGGTCGACCAGTTGGTGGGCCAGGAAGAGGTGGTGATCAAGCCGCTGGGCAAGATGCTGCAGGGCACGCCAGGCATGGCCGGAGCGACCATCACCGGTGACGGGCGGATCGCCCTGATCCTCGATGTGCCGAGCATGCTCAAGCGTTACGCGCGGCGTATCTGA
- a CDS encoding chemotaxis response regulator protein-glutamate methylesterase, with protein MAVKVLVVDDSGFFRRRVSEILSADPQIQVVGTATNGREAIDQALALKPDVITMDYEMPLMDGITAVRTIMQRCPTPVLMFSSLTHEGARVTLDALDAGAVDYLPKNFEDISRHPDKVRQLLCEKVHTIAKSNRRFAAYTSYSSSAPAVAPAPAGSAARHAAPASPSGHAAPAAATSAAPKRKPYRLVAIGTSTGGPVALQRVLTQLPANFPAPLVLIQHMPAAFTKAFAERLDKLCRITVKEAEDGDLLRPGVALLAPGGKQMMIDGRGAVRILPGDERLNYKPCVDVTFGSASKAYGDKVLAVVLTGMGADGREGARMLKQGGSQVWAQDEASCVIYGMPMAIAKAGLADAVYSLDDIGRHLTEACG; from the coding sequence ATGGCTGTCAAAGTCCTGGTGGTGGACGATTCGGGATTCTTCCGCCGCCGTGTCTCGGAGATTCTCTCCGCCGATCCGCAGATCCAGGTGGTCGGCACGGCGACCAACGGCCGCGAGGCGATCGACCAGGCGCTGGCGCTCAAGCCCGACGTGATCACCATGGACTACGAGATGCCGCTGATGGACGGCATCACTGCCGTGCGGACCATCATGCAGCGTTGTCCGACCCCGGTCCTGATGTTCTCCTCGCTGACCCACGAAGGCGCGCGGGTGACCCTGGACGCGCTGGACGCTGGCGCGGTGGACTACCTGCCGAAGAACTTCGAGGATATCTCGCGCCATCCGGACAAGGTGCGCCAGCTGTTGTGCGAGAAGGTCCACACCATCGCCAAGAGCAACCGCCGCTTCGCCGCCTACACCAGCTATTCCAGCAGTGCCCCGGCTGTCGCTCCGGCGCCGGCCGGCAGTGCTGCGCGCCATGCGGCACCCGCGAGCCCCAGTGGCCATGCCGCGCCCGCGGCGGCGACCTCCGCTGCCCCAAAGCGTAAGCCCTACCGGCTGGTGGCCATCGGTACTTCCACCGGTGGGCCGGTGGCGCTGCAGCGGGTCCTGACCCAGCTGCCTGCCAACTTCCCCGCGCCGCTGGTGCTGATCCAGCACATGCCGGCGGCGTTCACCAAGGCCTTCGCCGAGCGCCTGGACAAGCTGTGCAGGATCACCGTCAAGGAAGCCGAAGACGGCGACCTGCTGCGCCCGGGCGTGGCCCTGCTGGCGCCGGGCGGCAAGCAGATGATGATCGATGGCCGTGGCGCCGTGCGCATCCTGCCCGGCGATGAGCGACTGAACTACAAGCCCTGCGTCGACGTGACCTTTGGTTCCGCGTCCAAGGCCTACGGTGACAAGGTGCTGGCGGTGGTCCTCACCGGCATGGGCGCCGACGGCCGCGAAGGCGCGCGCATGCTCAAGCAGGGCGGTAGCCAGGTGTGGGCGCAGGATGAAGCCAGCTGCGTGATCTACGGCATGCCCATGGCGATCGCCAAGGCGGGCCTGGCCGATGCGGTGTACAGCCTGGACGACATCGGCCGTCACCTCACCGAGGCCTGCGGCTGA
- a CDS encoding flagellar motor protein — protein MDVLSLVGLILALVAIIGGNFLEGGHVGALANGPAALIVVGGTLAAALLQTPVAVLKRSMQMLRWIMLPPKVDLVGGIGHVVGWSMTARKEGLLGLESVADAERDPYARKGLQLLVDGAEPEAIRSILEVDLYNQETRDLAAAKVFEAMGGYSPTIGIIGAVMGLIHVMGNLADPSQLGSGIAVAFVATIYGVGLANLLLLPVGNKLKSIVHRQSCYREMLMEGLLSIAEGENPRSIELKLQGFVG, from the coding sequence ATGGATGTGCTCAGCCTGGTCGGCCTGATCCTCGCGCTGGTTGCCATCATTGGTGGCAACTTCCTCGAGGGCGGGCACGTCGGCGCGCTGGCCAATGGCCCGGCCGCGCTGATCGTGGTCGGCGGCACCCTGGCCGCGGCGTTGCTGCAGACGCCGGTGGCGGTGCTCAAGCGATCGATGCAGATGCTGCGCTGGATCATGCTGCCGCCCAAGGTGGACCTGGTCGGCGGCATTGGCCACGTGGTCGGCTGGAGCATGACTGCGCGCAAGGAAGGCCTGCTGGGCCTGGAAAGCGTCGCTGACGCCGAGCGCGATCCCTATGCGCGCAAGGGCCTGCAATTGCTGGTGGACGGCGCCGAGCCGGAAGCCATCCGCAGCATCCTCGAAGTCGACCTGTACAACCAGGAAACCCGCGACCTGGCGGCGGCCAAGGTGTTCGAAGCCATGGGGGGCTACTCGCCGACCATCGGTATCATCGGCGCCGTGATGGGCCTGATCCACGTGATGGGCAATCTTGCCGATCCCAGCCAGCTGGGTAGCGGCATCGCCGTCGCCTTCGTCGCTACCATCTATGGCGTGGGCCTGGCCAACCTGCTGCTGTTGCCGGTGGGCAACAAGCTGAAAAGCATCGTGCATCGCCAGTCCTGCTACCGCGAGATGCTGATGGAGGGCCTGCTGTCCATCGCCGAGGGCGAGAACCCGCGCTCCATCGAACTGAAGCTGCAAGGCTTCGTCGGCTGA
- the motD gene encoding flagellar motor protein MotD: MPRRRRHEEHENHERWLVSYADFITLLFAFFVVMYSISSINQGKYKILSETLTGVFNQPDRAVRPIPIGEERPRTQQPDQSLNEPMDEGQAQGNPDTLEQIASNMREAFGELIKSDQVSVRGNEFWIEITLNSSLLFPSGDAIPNDTAFTIIEKVARILAPYRNPVHVEGFTDNVPIHNSQYPTNWELSAARAASIVRMLAQDGLDAGRLAAVGYGEFQPVADNATAEGRARNRRVVLVISRNLEVRRAVSGVGSGKAQPDPALRHAGTQPAPVVASEAPGGGAVKSSSSTAGE; encoded by the coding sequence ATGCCTCGCCGCAGACGTCACGAGGAACACGAGAATCACGAACGCTGGCTGGTGTCCTACGCGGACTTCATCACCCTGCTGTTCGCCTTTTTCGTGGTGATGTACTCGATCTCCTCGATCAACCAGGGCAAGTACAAGATCCTTTCGGAAACCCTGACCGGCGTGTTCAACCAGCCGGACCGCGCGGTGCGGCCGATCCCCATCGGCGAAGAGCGGCCGCGCACCCAGCAACCGGACCAGTCGCTGAACGAGCCGATGGACGAGGGCCAGGCCCAGGGCAACCCGGATACCCTGGAGCAGATCGCCAGCAACATGCGCGAGGCGTTCGGCGAGCTGATCAAGAGCGATCAGGTGAGCGTGCGCGGCAACGAGTTCTGGATCGAGATCACCCTCAATTCCAGCCTGCTGTTCCCCAGCGGCGATGCGATTCCCAACGACACCGCCTTCACCATCATCGAGAAGGTCGCCAGGATTCTGGCGCCTTATCGCAACCCGGTGCACGTCGAGGGCTTCACCGACAACGTGCCGATCCATAATTCGCAGTACCCGACCAACTGGGAGCTGTCGGCGGCCCGCGCCGCGAGCATCGTCCGCATGCTCGCCCAGGACGGGCTGGATGCCGGCCGGTTGGCGGCGGTGGGCTATGGTGAATTCCAACCGGTAGCGGACAATGCGACGGCGGAAGGCCGCGCCCGCAACCGCCGGGTGGTGCTGGTGATCTCCCGCAACCTGGAAGTGCGTCGCGCCGTCAGCGGCGTGGGCAGCGGCAAGGCGCAGCCGGACCCGGCGTTGCGACATGCTGGCACGCAACCTGCACCAGTGGTTGCCAGCGAGGCGCCCGGCGGTGGCGCCGTCAAATCTTCGTCATCGACGGCAGGGGAGTGA
- a CDS encoding ParA family protein → MKVWAVANQKGGVGKTTSSIALAGLLADAGKRVLIVDLDPHGSMTSYFGHDPDTLEHSVFDLFLHQGNVPEGLPESLLLPTSHENVRLLPSSTALATLERQSPGQNGLGLVIAKSLAQLWNQFDHAIIDSPPLLGVLMVNAMAASQHLVIPVQTEFLALKGLERMVNTLKMVNRSRKQALPFTIVPTLFDRRTQASLGALRVLRDTYPDTLWQAFVPVDTKLRDASRHGLVPSRNDANSRGVIAYRALLKHLLAQLPAAQQVA, encoded by the coding sequence ATGAAAGTCTGGGCGGTAGCCAACCAGAAAGGTGGCGTCGGCAAGACCACATCCTCCATCGCCCTCGCGGGTCTGTTGGCCGACGCCGGCAAGCGCGTGCTGATCGTCGACCTCGACCCGCACGGCTCGATGACCAGTTATTTCGGCCACGATCCGGACACCCTGGAACACAGCGTGTTCGACCTGTTCCTGCACCAGGGCAACGTGCCCGAGGGCTTGCCGGAATCGCTGCTGCTGCCCACCAGCCACGAGAACGTGCGCCTGTTGCCGTCGAGCACCGCGCTGGCCACCCTGGAGCGCCAATCGCCCGGGCAGAACGGCCTGGGCCTGGTGATCGCCAAGAGCCTGGCGCAGCTGTGGAACCAGTTCGACCACGCGATCATCGACAGCCCGCCGCTGCTGGGCGTGCTGATGGTCAACGCAATGGCGGCCAGTCAGCACCTGGTGATCCCTGTGCAGACCGAATTCCTCGCCCTGAAGGGCCTGGAGCGCATGGTCAACACCCTGAAGATGGTCAACCGCTCGCGCAAGCAGGCGTTGCCCTTCACCATCGTACCGACCCTGTTCGACCGCCGTACCCAGGCGTCCCTCGGCGCCCTGCGGGTGCTGCGCGATACCTATCCCGACACGCTCTGGCAGGCCTTCGTGCCGGTGGACACCAAGCTGCGCGATGCCAGCCGTCACGGCCTGGTGCCGTCGCGCAACGACGCCAACAGCCGTGGCGTGATTGCCTACCGCGCGCTGCTCAAGCATCTGCTGGCGCAGCTGCCGGCGGCGCAGCAGGTGGCCTGA
- a CDS encoding CheW domain-containing protein produces the protein MSRSATATRPQLALQSYLDALLQDAFEELAVEPAAAPVVIAPEAPAPVPAPMALVQPEPEAPSVVEPQPSLVEPQRDSVSLDEFEAAVFEEQVRDARLSFAREPVARLVEPEPVVAPPSEDEPPVQSAQVIELRQPGSAELPAAPLALLDDGRPVWAAEPFECLLFDVAGLTLAVPLVCLGSIYPLAGHDLTPLFGQPDWFLGILPGQTGNLKVLDTARWVMPERYRDDYREGLQYVISVQGYEWGLAVHQVSRSIRLDPSEVKWRTQRQQRPWLAGTVIEQMCALLDVSALAELIASGATRRPQH, from the coding sequence ATGAGTCGTTCCGCTACCGCCACCCGTCCTCAGCTTGCGCTGCAGTCCTACCTGGACGCGCTGCTGCAGGATGCTTTCGAAGAGCTCGCCGTGGAGCCTGCGGCGGCGCCTGTTGTCATTGCGCCCGAAGCGCCGGCACCGGTACCGGCACCGATGGCCCTGGTCCAGCCCGAGCCCGAGGCGCCGAGCGTCGTCGAGCCCCAGCCGAGCCTGGTGGAACCGCAACGCGACAGCGTCAGCCTGGACGAATTCGAAGCGGCGGTGTTCGAAGAGCAGGTGCGCGATGCTCGCCTGAGCTTCGCCCGCGAGCCTGTTGCCCGGCTTGTCGAGCCCGAGCCGGTGGTGGCGCCGCCCAGCGAGGATGAGCCGCCGGTACAGAGCGCGCAGGTCATCGAATTGCGCCAGCCGGGCAGCGCTGAGCTTCCGGCAGCGCCCCTGGCGCTGCTGGACGATGGCCGTCCGGTATGGGCCGCCGAGCCCTTCGAGTGCCTGCTGTTCGACGTTGCCGGGCTGACTCTGGCGGTACCGCTGGTCTGCCTGGGCTCGATCTACCCGCTGGCCGGCCATGATCTGACTCCGCTGTTCGGGCAGCCGGACTGGTTCCTCGGTATCCTGCCGGGGCAGACCGGCAACCTGAAGGTGCTGGACACCGCGCGCTGGGTGATGCCCGAGCGCTACCGCGACGACTATCGCGAAGGCTTGCAGTACGTGATTTCCGTGCAGGGCTACGAGTGGGGGCTGGCGGTGCACCAGGTCAGTCGCTCGATCCGCCTGGACCCGTCCGAGGTGAAGTGGCGCACCCAGCGCCAGCAGCGCCCCTGGCTGGCCGGCACGGTGATCGAACAGATGTGCGCGTTGCTGGACGTCTCGGCCCTGGCCGAACTGATCGCCAGCGGCGCAACGCGGCGTCCTCAGCACTGA
- a CDS encoding chemotaxis protein CheW, with translation MKKTSAQGAEDPILQWVTFRLDNETYGINVMQVQEVLRYTEIAPVPGAPSYVLGIINLRGNVVTVIDTRQRFGLDPAPVSDNTRIVIIEADKQVVGILVDSVAEVVYLRQSEIETAPNVGNEESAKFIQGVCNKNGELLILVELDKMMTEEEWSELESI, from the coding sequence ATGAAGAAAACGTCAGCGCAGGGTGCCGAAGATCCGATTCTGCAGTGGGTCACCTTCCGCCTGGACAACGAGACCTATGGCATCAACGTGATGCAGGTCCAGGAAGTGCTGCGCTACACCGAGATCGCGCCGGTGCCCGGTGCCCCGAGCTACGTGCTGGGCATCATCAACCTGCGCGGCAACGTGGTTACCGTGATCGACACCCGCCAGCGCTTCGGTCTGGACCCGGCGCCGGTTTCCGACAACACCCGCATCGTCATCATCGAGGCGGACAAGCAGGTGGTGGGCATCCTGGTCGATAGCGTCGCCGAGGTGGTCTACCTGCGCCAGTCCGAGATCGAGACCGCGCCGAACGTCGGCAACGAGGAATCGGCCAAGTTCATCCAGGGCGTCTGCAACAAGAACGGCGAGCTGCTGATCCTGGTCGAGCTGGACAAGATGATGACCGAGGAAGAGTGGTCGGAGCTGGAGAGCATCTGA
- a CDS encoding DUF2802 domain-containing protein, with translation MLLIALVILAVACVGLAGTCVWLAGRQRAQQAQAVAQAKQVDALEQRLRELGKRIESYQLINVRMGEELRDLGKQLAPLPERVTRMEQRDPATLSFSQAARLVGMGASASDLTQSCGLSQAEAELVARMHQGKSRE, from the coding sequence GTGCTGTTGATCGCACTGGTGATCCTCGCCGTGGCCTGTGTGGGCCTTGCGGGGACTTGCGTCTGGCTGGCGGGGCGTCAGCGCGCCCAGCAGGCGCAGGCGGTAGCGCAGGCCAAGCAGGTTGACGCGCTCGAACAGCGCCTGAGGGAGCTGGGCAAGCGCATCGAGTCGTACCAGCTGATCAATGTCCGCATGGGCGAGGAGCTGCGCGACCTGGGCAAGCAGCTCGCGCCGCTGCCCGAGCGCGTGACGCGCATGGAGCAGCGCGATCCCGCCACCTTGTCCTTCAGCCAGGCGGCACGCCTGGTTGGCATGGGCGCCTCGGCGTCCGACCTGACCCAGAGCTGCGGGTTGTCCCAGGCCGAGGCCGAACTGGTCGCGCGCATGCACCAGGGCAAGTCGCGCGAATAG
- a CDS encoding ribonuclease T(2), with protein sequence MHRVSAAIWLFAPLVLVPSIETFAMEASQGTFEVSTRCEAYQSFKKETNPGSLQVRPGESYRILEVNKEQYEWVRLQVSPERNGLRWVSATCGSVKDLAIARPGQPQTQTQTQTQTQTQSQPLCRIADTYDSYVLALTWQPGFCLHNPNAGKKPECQAMQKGQLDISHFTLHGLWPNKAQCRDDYGNCNGAKLDLSSATVDYIKPWMPNFYYGTQFGAYEWKKHGVCQTAMSDDDYFRLAVDLTKSFNDSAAGRYIREHIGGAISKDAFYSTLNQEYSSANAANNFLLVCRGGFLQEVRIALPQDIKGPRTVRDIIHGNFVAQRAEDPKECRSDEIRIESSGSGR encoded by the coding sequence ATGCACCGAGTCTCTGCCGCCATCTGGCTGTTCGCACCCCTTGTGCTGGTTCCCAGTATCGAGACCTTCGCCATGGAGGCCAGCCAAGGCACGTTCGAGGTATCGACCCGATGCGAGGCCTATCAATCATTCAAGAAAGAAACCAACCCTGGCTCACTCCAGGTGCGGCCCGGAGAAAGCTACCGAATCCTCGAAGTCAACAAGGAGCAGTATGAGTGGGTGAGACTGCAGGTTTCCCCGGAGAGAAATGGTCTGCGCTGGGTTTCGGCGACCTGCGGCTCGGTCAAGGACCTGGCGATAGCCCGCCCAGGTCAACCCCAAACCCAAACCCAAACCCAAACCCAAACCCAAACTCAATCCCAACCCCTGTGCCGGATCGCCGACACTTACGACAGCTATGTACTGGCGCTCACCTGGCAACCCGGGTTCTGCCTGCACAACCCCAATGCCGGCAAAAAGCCCGAATGCCAGGCGATGCAGAAGGGGCAATTGGACATTTCCCACTTCACCCTGCACGGACTCTGGCCGAACAAGGCGCAATGCCGCGACGACTACGGCAACTGCAATGGCGCAAAACTGGACCTGAGCAGCGCTACCGTGGACTACATCAAGCCCTGGATGCCCAACTTCTACTACGGCACCCAGTTCGGAGCCTACGAATGGAAGAAGCATGGCGTCTGCCAGACAGCGATGAGCGACGACGACTATTTCCGGCTCGCAGTCGACCTGACGAAATCCTTCAATGACTCGGCGGCGGGCCGCTATATCCGCGAGCATATCGGCGGCGCCATCTCGAAGGATGCGTTCTACTCCACGCTGAACCAGGAATACAGCAGTGCCAACGCCGCCAACAACTTCCTGCTGGTCTGCAGAGGCGGCTTTCTACAAGAGGTACGGATCGCACTGCCGCAGGACATCAAGGGGCCACGAACGGTCAGGGATATCATTCACGGCAACTTTGTCGCGCAGCGTGCCGAGGACCCAAAGGAATGCCGGAGCGATGAAATTCGCATCGAATCCAGTGGAAGTGGGCGCTGA